A genomic region of Dactylococcopsis salina PCC 8305 contains the following coding sequences:
- a CDS encoding glycosyltransferase family 4 protein, with protein sequence MNTENNRKQIALISVHGDPAVDIGGEEAGGQNVYVRQVGEALAQLGWEVDMFTRLADADQSPLVQHQAHCRTIRLSAGPKTFIPRQEIFEHCDRFLEEFIKFSRQEGRNYALIHTNYWLSAWVGLELRRRLSLPMIHTYHSLGAVKYQSVQEPPETATRRLEIEKAALETAECIVATSPQEKDYLRSLVSSRGNIEIIPCGTDINHFGSITYEQAREKLGFSPEEKVIYYVGRFDPRKGIETLVRAIHQSQIRSQSPIRLIIAGAYRPGQSDGKEKERISQIVKELGLEEMTEFPGRISDENLPIYFAAADVCVVPSHYEPFGLVPIEAMASGTPVVGSAVGGLNFTVVSEETGLLVPPKDEEAFANAIDRVLSDPQWRNQLGKNARKRMEEEFSWEGVASQLNDLYSRFVTL encoded by the coding sequence ATGAACACAGAGAATAACCGCAAACAAATTGCTTTAATTTCTGTTCATGGTGATCCCGCGGTGGATATTGGTGGCGAAGAAGCGGGAGGACAAAATGTTTATGTGCGTCAAGTGGGAGAAGCGCTGGCTCAGTTAGGATGGGAAGTAGATATGTTTACTCGTCTTGCTGATGCGGATCAATCTCCTTTGGTACAGCATCAAGCCCATTGTCGCACGATTCGCCTTAGCGCTGGTCCGAAAACTTTTATTCCCCGACAAGAGATTTTTGAACATTGCGATCGATTTCTGGAAGAGTTCATCAAGTTTAGTCGCCAAGAGGGGAGAAACTATGCTTTGATTCATACCAATTACTGGCTTTCGGCGTGGGTAGGGTTAGAATTGCGTCGAAGATTATCTTTGCCGATGATACACACTTATCATTCTTTAGGTGCGGTTAAATATCAATCGGTACAAGAACCCCCAGAAACCGCAACTCGACGCTTAGAAATCGAAAAGGCGGCTTTAGAAACCGCAGAATGTATTGTCGCCACCAGTCCCCAAGAAAAAGACTATCTGCGATCGCTGGTTTCCAGTCGTGGTAATATCGAGATTATTCCCTGCGGTACGGATATTAATCACTTTGGTTCGATTACCTACGAACAAGCGCGAGAAAAACTGGGCTTTTCTCCAGAGGAAAAGGTGATTTACTATGTGGGACGTTTCGATCCCCGTAAGGGAATTGAAACCTTAGTGAGGGCGATACATCAATCTCAGATTCGATCGCAATCTCCGATTCGTCTAATTATCGCTGGTGCTTATCGTCCAGGTCAAAGTGACGGGAAAGAGAAGGAACGCATTAGTCAGATTGTCAAGGAATTGGGATTAGAAGAGATGACAGAATTTCCAGGACGGATTTCTGATGAGAATCTTCCGATTTATTTCGCCGCCGCTGATGTTTGTGTTGTTCCTAGTCATTATGAACCGTTCGGTTTAGTTCCAATTGAAGCGATGGCGAGTGGTACACCAGTGGTGGGAAGTGCTGTCGGTGGTTTGAATTTTACGGTGGTTTCTGAAGAAACGGGGTTATTAGTTCCTCCCAAAGATGAGGAAGCCTTTGCAAACGCCATCGATCGAGTTTTAAGTGATCCACAATGGCGCAATCAACTCGGAAAAAATGCAAGGAAACGCATGGAGGAGGAATTTAGCTGGGAAGGAGTGGCTTCCCAACTGAATGATTTATACTCTCGTTTTGTCACCCTTTAG
- a CDS encoding SH3 domain-containing protein has translation MSRQMKNIISVLLLASLGIFQGETIVSAQSDFREQQSLCTASLVANNLNARITLRSGPGTNFKSLGYGLVGDYIYILATNPPEADYARDRQGYFWYRVGFPRSGAQGWIREDFLKKFCQYD, from the coding sequence TTGAGTCGTCAAATGAAAAACATCATTTCAGTCCTGTTATTAGCGAGTTTGGGAATCTTTCAGGGAGAAACAATTGTTTCTGCACAATCTGATTTTAGAGAACAACAATCTCTGTGTACAGCCAGCTTGGTTGCTAATAATCTTAACGCTCGCATTACCCTTCGCTCTGGACCAGGTACAAACTTTAAAAGTTTAGGTTATGGTCTAGTGGGAGATTATATTTATATCTTGGCAACAAATCCACCAGAAGCTGATTATGCCAGAGATCGTCAAGGATACTTTTGGTATCGAGTCGGTTTTCCGAGAAGTGGCGCTCAAGGATGGATTCGAGAAGATTTTTTAAAGAAGTTTTGTCAGTATGATTAA
- a CDS encoding pyridoxal phosphate-dependent aminotransferase, whose amino-acid sequence MRRSRNIPLANRVQEVTPSLSLEISAKAKAMKADGLDVCSLSAGEPDFNTPDHVIAAAKCALDEGKTRYGSAAGEGKLRSAIAQKLQTENNLPYSPNQVIVTNGGKYSLFNLMQALINPEDEVIIPSPYWLSYPEMVKLAAGTPVIVPTTAQQQYKITAQQLQDSITPRSKLFILNSPSNPTGAVYSREELTALADVIVKNDLWVVSDEIYEKILYDQAEHISIGSLNPEIFARTLVSSGFAKTYAMTGWRVGYLAGNQEIINAMISIQSHSTSNVCTFAQYGAIEALENPLSQDAIKEMLTAFTERRKMVLEILSTIPEVSCSEPYGAFYLFLDISKTGKTSFNFANEFLEEMQVATVPGIAFGNDSCIRLSYATDMTTLEKALERLTKFVQTA is encoded by the coding sequence GTGCGCCGATCGCGTAATATCCCTTTAGCCAATCGTGTCCAGGAAGTTACCCCTTCCTTAAGCCTAGAGATTTCAGCGAAAGCCAAAGCCATGAAAGCGGATGGCTTAGATGTATGTAGTTTAAGCGCGGGAGAACCCGATTTTAATACCCCCGATCATGTCATCGCAGCGGCAAAATGCGCTTTAGACGAGGGAAAAACTCGTTATGGATCAGCCGCCGGAGAGGGAAAACTCCGCAGCGCGATCGCGCAAAAACTCCAGACAGAGAACAATTTACCCTATTCCCCAAACCAAGTGATTGTCACCAATGGGGGAAAGTATTCCCTTTTTAATTTAATGCAAGCTCTCATCAATCCAGAAGACGAGGTGATTATTCCCTCTCCTTACTGGTTAAGCTATCCCGAAATGGTGAAACTTGCTGCAGGAACACCTGTCATTGTTCCCACGACGGCTCAACAACAGTATAAAATTACCGCGCAACAACTACAAGACAGTATTACCCCTCGCAGTAAACTGTTTATTCTGAATTCTCCCAGTAATCCCACTGGCGCGGTTTATTCACGGGAAGAGTTAACTGCTTTAGCAGATGTAATTGTCAAAAATGATCTCTGGGTGGTTTCCGATGAAATCTATGAGAAAATTCTCTATGACCAAGCCGAACATATTAGTATTGGCAGTTTAAACCCAGAAATTTTTGCCCGTACTCTGGTGAGTAGTGGCTTTGCTAAAACTTACGCGATGACGGGTTGGCGAGTGGGTTATTTAGCGGGGAATCAAGAGATTATTAACGCGATGATTAGCATCCAAAGTCATAGTACCTCTAATGTCTGTACGTTTGCCCAATACGGCGCGATCGAGGCGTTAGAAAATCCCCTTTCCCAAGATGCGATCAAAGAAATGTTAACGGCTTTCACGGAACGGCGAAAAATGGTTTTAGAGATTCTCTCCACTATTCCCGAAGTGAGTTGTTCTGAACCTTATGGGGCATTTTATCTATTTTTGGACATTAGTAAAACGGGAAAAACTTCCTTTAACTTTGCCAATGAGTTTTTAGAAGAAATGCAAGTGGCGACTGTTCCTGGCATCGCGTTTGGTAATGATTCCTGTATTCGTCTATCTTACGCCACTGACATGACTACCCTAGAAAAGGCTTTAGAACGTCTCACAAAATTTGTCCAAACTGCTTAA